A region of Bacillus cabrialesii DNA encodes the following proteins:
- the cstA gene encoding carbon starvation protein CstA, translating into MNAVTIVIASMCILAIAYRLYGTFMMVKVLKVNDDKPTPAHTLQDGKDYVPTNKWVSFGHHFAAIAAAGPLVGPILAAQFGYLPGLLWLLIGAVIGGAVHDIVVLFASMRKNGKSLSEVAKDELGPVAGFCTGLSMLFIITITMAGLSMVVLHALERNPWGTFAVGITIPIAMGVGLFYKKTGNLKLASTIGFLFLMAGVFIGPWVQTTALGDFLTLDTKTLSIALPVYAFFAAALPVWLLLAPRDYLSSFMKIGVFIALIAGVFVVNPSIPFPAFTEFVKGGGPVLAGPVWPFISITIACGAISGFHAFVGSGTTPKMLNKWSDMKPVAFGAMLVECLVGIMALIAATALQPADYFAINSTPEVFRTLGMDVVHLPELSREIGLDLEGRTGGAVTLAVGMTYIFTGMPFFSHLASYFFQFVIMFEAVFILTAIDAGTRVARYLIQDFFGEVYKPLKKTDWIPGSVFASALACLMWGYLLYSGDIGSIWALFGVSNQLMASVGLIIGATIVLKIADKRRYILTCLIPLAYLYITVNYAGYWMVRNVYLNPEAAGYSVLNGVLSIIMLLLGFIIIVAAVKKWAQMWKDPSLRMEASIPG; encoded by the coding sequence ATGAATGCGGTTACAATTGTGATAGCGTCAATGTGTATTTTGGCTATCGCCTATCGTTTATACGGAACATTTATGATGGTGAAGGTTCTTAAAGTAAATGATGACAAGCCGACGCCTGCTCACACGCTTCAGGATGGAAAAGACTATGTGCCTACAAATAAATGGGTTTCGTTCGGCCACCATTTTGCAGCCATCGCAGCGGCCGGGCCGCTGGTCGGACCGATTCTGGCGGCGCAGTTCGGCTATTTGCCGGGGTTATTATGGCTGTTAATCGGGGCGGTAATCGGGGGAGCCGTCCATGACATTGTTGTGCTGTTTGCATCGATGCGCAAAAACGGAAAGTCGCTGTCGGAAGTGGCGAAGGATGAGCTCGGCCCTGTTGCCGGCTTTTGTACGGGACTTTCCATGCTGTTTATTATCACGATTACGATGGCGGGTCTCTCGATGGTCGTGCTGCACGCGCTTGAACGGAATCCGTGGGGAACATTTGCAGTAGGGATTACGATTCCGATTGCGATGGGTGTGGGCTTATTTTATAAGAAAACGGGAAATTTAAAGCTCGCGTCAACGATCGGCTTTCTCTTTTTAATGGCAGGGGTCTTTATCGGCCCATGGGTGCAAACGACCGCGCTTGGTGATTTTTTAACGCTAGATACGAAAACGCTTTCAATAGCGCTTCCTGTTTATGCGTTCTTTGCAGCGGCGCTTCCCGTTTGGCTTCTTCTCGCACCGCGTGATTATTTAAGCAGCTTTATGAAAATCGGTGTTTTTATCGCTTTGATTGCCGGGGTGTTTGTCGTCAATCCGTCCATCCCGTTTCCTGCGTTTACCGAATTCGTGAAAGGGGGCGGGCCGGTGCTGGCAGGCCCTGTCTGGCCGTTCATTTCAATAACCATTGCCTGCGGCGCGATCTCGGGATTCCATGCCTTTGTCGGTTCAGGAACAACGCCGAAAATGCTGAATAAATGGAGTGATATGAAGCCGGTTGCGTTCGGTGCGATGCTTGTCGAGTGTCTTGTCGGCATCATGGCGCTGATTGCGGCAACCGCCTTGCAGCCTGCTGATTACTTTGCGATTAACAGCACGCCTGAGGTTTTCCGTACGCTCGGCATGGATGTTGTCCATTTGCCTGAATTGAGCAGGGAAATCGGTTTGGACTTAGAAGGAAGAACAGGGGGAGCCGTCACGCTTGCGGTGGGAATGACTTATATTTTTACCGGGATGCCGTTTTTCAGCCATCTGGCCTCATACTTTTTCCAGTTTGTCATTATGTTTGAAGCCGTATTTATTTTAACGGCGATTGATGCAGGGACACGCGTTGCCCGTTATTTGATTCAGGATTTCTTCGGAGAGGTGTATAAGCCGCTGAAGAAAACAGACTGGATTCCGGGATCTGTATTTGCCAGCGCGCTTGCCTGCTTGATGTGGGGCTATTTGCTGTATTCAGGAGATATCGGTTCGATTTGGGCGCTGTTTGGCGTGTCCAATCAGCTGATGGCTTCAGTGGGGCTGATTATCGGAGCGACCATCGTGCTGAAAATCGCCGATAAACGCCGTTACATTCTGACCTGCCTAATCCCGCTTGCCTATTTATATATCACTGTCAATTATGCGGGCTATTGGATGGTGCGCAATGTGTATCTCAATCCTGAAGCAGCAGGCTATAGTGTATTGAATGGTGTATTATCGATCATCATGCTGCTGTTAGGCTTCATCATTATTGTGGCGGCAGTGAAAAAATGGGCGCAGATGTGGAAAGATCCGAGTTTAAGGATGGAAGCGTCTATTCCGGGATAA
- a CDS encoding DUF4097 family beta strand repeat-containing protein, producing MKKIIIGLIAVFAVGVIGAVISAAASDFTKEEVKAAETYDAADIKKIVVTTSSMHAEVKSGQTDDIQVAAEGQVSDKSKKLFDVSQDGNSLKINQIARENIISFIPWGSEKDMKITITIPEKKYDEITVTTTSGDILIENAQTDQGAADSTSGNIELKHTRIENELTLKTTSGEIQTDQTSFGQGEVKTTSGSIKSSRTTAEKVNYKTTSGDIDLLQNHQNEEIDIVTTSGSVSVEYQKEPSSLAVDFHADSGDAAANLDHILYKEKSEHRIVGYVGDSGTSNRLKVRTTSGDIELN from the coding sequence ATGAAAAAAATCATAATAGGATTGATCGCAGTATTTGCAGTCGGGGTAATCGGGGCTGTCATCTCAGCAGCTGCCTCGGATTTTACAAAAGAAGAGGTGAAAGCTGCCGAAACATATGATGCTGCAGATATTAAAAAAATTGTGGTAACAACGAGCTCGATGCATGCAGAGGTCAAAAGCGGGCAAACGGATGATATTCAGGTAGCTGCTGAAGGACAAGTCAGTGATAAAAGCAAAAAGCTGTTCGATGTGAGCCAAGATGGCAATTCATTAAAAATCAATCAAATAGCACGCGAGAATATCATCTCTTTTATACCGTGGGGCAGCGAAAAGGATATGAAAATCACAATCACGATTCCGGAAAAGAAGTATGATGAGATAACTGTAACGACAACCTCTGGCGATATTCTGATAGAAAATGCGCAAACGGATCAAGGAGCTGCTGACTCTACATCAGGAAATATTGAGCTGAAGCATACACGCATCGAAAACGAGCTGACGCTAAAAACAACGAGCGGAGAAATTCAAACTGACCAAACTTCATTCGGCCAAGGTGAGGTAAAGACAACAAGCGGATCAATAAAAAGCAGCCGCACAACAGCTGAAAAGGTGAACTATAAGACAACTTCCGGGGATATTGATCTTCTTCAGAATCATCAGAACGAAGAGATCGACATCGTCACTACGAGCGGAAGTGTGTCAGTAGAGTATCAGAAAGAACCTTCATCTTTGGCAGTGGATTTTCATGCAGACTCAGGTGATGCCGCGGCCAATCTCGATCACATCTTGTATAAAGAAAAATCAGAGCATCGTATTGTAGGTTATGTAGGTGATAGCGGGACCTCTAACCGTTTAAAAGTTCGTACAACATCTGGAGACATTGAACTAAACTAA
- a CDS encoding HAAS signaling domain-containing protein: MNQEQFLQELSKALQPLSKEERNEILFDFEEHITEGMKEGRPEADIIRELGSPKQIAKELVPDVTETAPAVQRPKKNLFQMACSAAAISILNLIFVLGPAIGIFGVYVGLCGAALALSVSPIMFVGMVMFQMNTHMMLEFFLSLVFGSLGLLLCIGLWHVGKLLYGMSLRYIRYNLKLVTGAQT; encoded by the coding sequence ATGAATCAAGAACAGTTTTTACAGGAGTTAAGTAAAGCGTTACAGCCGCTTTCTAAAGAAGAGCGGAATGAGATCTTATTTGATTTTGAAGAACATATTACAGAAGGGATGAAAGAAGGCAGGCCGGAAGCGGACATCATCAGGGAACTCGGCTCCCCAAAACAAATAGCAAAGGAATTGGTGCCAGATGTCACGGAAACTGCTCCAGCAGTGCAGCGCCCTAAGAAGAACCTCTTTCAGATGGCATGTTCAGCAGCAGCGATAAGCATCTTAAATTTGATTTTTGTGCTGGGACCAGCTATTGGCATTTTTGGAGTGTACGTGGGTTTATGCGGGGCGGCGCTTGCACTTTCTGTATCACCAATTATGTTTGTCGGCATGGTGATGTTTCAAATGAATACGCACATGATGCTGGAGTTCTTTTTATCACTCGTGTTTGGCAGTCTGGGGCTCCTCTTGTGTATAGGGCTGTGGCATGTAGGCAAGCTGCTGTATGGCATGAGTTTGCGATATATCAGATATAATTTAAAGCTGGTGACGGGGGCGCAGACATGA
- a CDS encoding PadR family transcriptional regulator, whose amino-acid sequence MNAQFKKGALELCVLVLIFEKDQYGYELSQNISRHMAIAEGTLYPLLRRLTKEEYLETYMAPSSEGPARKYYTMSKLGFMRMKLLLAEWDQFTASVNQIIDAARGGER is encoded by the coding sequence ATGAATGCTCAATTCAAAAAGGGAGCATTAGAGCTATGTGTGCTTGTATTAATATTCGAAAAAGACCAATACGGATATGAGCTTTCTCAAAACATTTCCAGGCACATGGCGATTGCTGAAGGCACCTTATATCCTCTTCTCAGGAGACTGACGAAAGAAGAGTATTTAGAAACATATATGGCGCCGTCTTCCGAAGGGCCTGCCAGAAAATATTACACGATGTCAAAGCTTGGTTTCATGCGAATGAAACTGCTGCTGGCAGAATGGGATCAGTTCACAGCATCTGTCAATCAAATCATTGATGCGGCAAGGGGAGGAGAACGATGA